The DNA window TGAGCCTTCCAAGCCAGGCCAGCACATCACTCCCACGGGCATAACCATATTTATCGCTGAAGGACTTGAAGTAGTCTATATCAGCGAAACAGAATGCGAATTTTCTATCCTCGCTTAGTCTGAGTATCAATTCTTTTTCAATTGCCAGATTGCCAGGCAGTTTTGTAAGAGGGTTTGCATCGAGGTTCATGGCTTCAAGCTCTTTAAGCCTTGCAGACATCTCCTTGAATGAGACGGCTAATTCTGCGAGTTCGTCCATTCCCCTTATGAGAGGGACATTATCATAGTTTCCACTCCTTATGGACTGTGTTGCCACCTTCAGGCTCTCTATCGAGGAAGAGATATAGTTTGTCAGGAAATATGCAAATATTCCACCTGATAGCAACGAGAGCAGGCCAAGAATAGATGCCACAGCAAATGCCCTTTCTCCCAATTTGTTTGATTCGTTAATCTTCTCGTTTCTCTGGGCAAAAAGTTTAAACTCAAGCTCATTCAGAGACATTTTTATTTTATTGAAGGTGCTTTTTAGATCATGCTCTGATAGATTTTCTGCCTCTCGATATCTTTTGGCTTTTGTTAGTGAAATCTCTTTTGAAAATATATTGTCATAGGCATCATGAAGTTTTTTAATTTTCTCGATTACTGTTGCCATTGATGGCTGCAGGCTCGCCATCCTCTCCAGTGTCTGCTCAAACTCGTAGCTCCTGTTCCAGAAGACATCAGAAACTTCTGAGTCCCTCAGAATAAGGTATCGCTTTTCATAACTGTCCTGGGCCAGCAGGTTGTCTCTCATGTTTTTGAGGTTTTCTACAGCAGGCAAATCTCTGTAAACAATGGAGTTGGTAATGTTGTTCAAATTGCGGAGGCTCCAGACCGCATAAAGGCCGACTATGACGGTAAAGAGCATCATAACTGCATAGCCGAAGAATATCTTATTTTTCAGTGTGAATCTCAAAACATCCTCCTGAGCCCTTCCCTCTTTGTCATTCTGAATCAGGATAAATTAGGCCAATGTTTAAATATAACATTGGCCTAATTTATTTTGCAAAAATAAGAGCCACATGTCAAAAGGTAATATTGCCCTACGTCCTTCCTTTTCAAAAAGTCTTTATGTTATCCTAACACAATGAAGGGCAGGGTTGTCTCAGTAAATATCAGCGACAAAAAGGGGCAGAGGAAAAAGAAGACAGCAGAGGCTTATTTGAGGGAAGATTTCGGTATTAATGGAGATGCCCATGCCTCTGAAAAATGGCACAGGCAGGTGAGTCTCCTTGCACTTGAAAGTATAAAGAAGATGCAGGCCATGGGCCTGAAAGTTGGCCCTGGTGATTTTGCCGAAAACATAACAACAGAGGGCATTGATCTCCTCGGCCTTCCTCTCGGCACAAAAATAAGTATAGGCAATGATGTAGTGATTGAAGTCAGCCAGATAGGCAAGGAATGTCATACCCGCTGCGCCATTTACCGCCAGGCAGGGGATTGTGTAATGCCGAAAGAAGGAATCTTTGTCAGGGTGCTTAAAGGCGGTAAGGTCACGGAGGGAGACACTATAAGAGTTAAACGGTAAGAGTTGAGAGTTGAGGAAGTATATAGGGATTTTTAACTTTTAACTTTTAACTTGTTATTATGATAAAAGTTGCTGTATTAACACTAAGCGATAAAGGCTCGAAGGGTGAGCGTGAAGACAGGAGCGGCCCGGCCATTGCCGAGATTATAAAGACAATCAATGGCGAAGTGGTCAGCTATGAGGTCCTCCCTGATGAAAAAGAATTAATAAAGCAGACGCTCCTCAACCTGTGTAGTAAGGCAGACCTTATTCTGACTACTGGAGGCACTGGACTTACGCCGCGGGATGTGACTCCAGAGGCAACAATGGATGTTATAGAAAGGGAGATACCTGGCATAGCCGAGACAATGAGGATGGAAGGATTGAAAAAGACTAATAGAGCTATGCTTTCAAGGGCTGTAGCAGGTGTGAGGGGACAGACCCTGATAATAAACCTGCCTGGTAGTCCAACTGCGGTTAAGGAGAACTTAGAAATAATCCTGAATGTAATCCCCCATGCCATAGAAAAAATAAAAGGGGACACAGGGGAGTGTGCAAGAGATGACTGATGTATCTTATCCACTTGCCTTTCTTGCAGGTTTTCTCTCTTTTCTTTCGCCCTGCGTCCTGCCGCTAATACCATCATATGTATCATATATGACAGGCGCCTCTTTCGAGGATATGAGAACAGGAGACAGAGCTAAAATAAGAAAGCTTACCATCATCAATTCCCTCGCCTTTATTTTTGGGTTCTCCTTTATCTTTATTTCACTCGGCGCATCGTCTTCTGCCATAGGTGGCCTCTTGATGCAGCATCAGGATGCCTTAAGGATTGGCGGCGGAGTCCTTATAATCATCTTCGGCCTTTATATTATGGGTGTATTCAATATAAAGTTTCTTTCAAGAGAGAGAAAGCTTCATGTTCGTGGCAAACCATCGGGCTATCTCGGCTCTTTTTTCATAGGGATGACCTTTGCAGCAGGTTGGACACCATGCATAGGGCCAATCCTCGGCTCAATCCTCCTTTATGCAAGCACAACAGGTTCTGTTTCTTACGGATTCAATTTACTGCTTGTTTACTCGATTGGTCTGGGCCTCCCATTTTTTATAACTTCCATTGCCATAAATGCTTTTCTTAGTCGTTTAACCGCAATTCAGCGATACATGAAGGCAATAATAATCCTGAGCGGTTTGTTGCTTATAGCTTTTGGCCTGATGCTTCTGACAGATTCCTTGCAGGTCGTGGTTGGCCTGATTCCTGATTTCGGTTTTAAATTTTAAAAATGGATATATCAACGCTGAGAAGGATTGGTAAAAGACTCAGGGCTGAGGTCCCGCCCCTTGTGTGGGAGCTTTATGGAAGCGCTCCCCTCGGGAAAGGGGCAAGCGGGGATAAGACTTATCCCATAGACAGAAAAGCTGAGGAGATAGTATTTGAAGAAATAGAAAGGCTCAAAGTGCCTGTTACCCTTGTGTCCGAGGAATACGGCTGGAAGGATATCAGGGGAGGTGGCCAGAGACTCTTAATAGACCCTATAGATGGCAGCAAGAATGCACTTTCTGGCCTGCCATTTTTTTCGACCTCAATTGCACTGGTAGACGGAAACAGGCTTGGAGACACGTTGCTCGGCTACATTATAAATCTCGTAAACGGTGATGAATTCTGGGCTTTCCGAGGCAGCGGTAGCTTTTTCAATGAAAGGCCCATAAAGACACAACAGGACGATGAGATCAGAGTTATTGCCTATGAAGCTCAGATGCCGAAAAGGGACATCCCGAGGATTTCGCCTCTTCTTTACCTTTCAATGAGGACGAGGTGTCTCGGCTCAACAGCGCTTGATATGGCCCTTCTTGCACAGGGCTCTATAAGCATATTTGTTACTCCTGCGCCTTCGAGGAGTTTTGACTTTGCAGCAGGCTGGCTTTTAGTAAGGGAGGCAGGTGGTATTGTTACTGACCTTGAGGGGAGAGAGCTCGATGAAATTGAGATAGGGGTCAATAAGACAGCTCCATTACTTGCCTCTGGAAATGTTGAACTGCATAAGAAGGCCATTGCGACCCTGAAGAGCTAAGGCATATTAATCACTATTTCATAACTTCCAACCGCAACTTTATCAGCAAGTCCTTTTTGCCAGAGAAGTTCCACGACCTTTGTCTTTGAATTTCTGGGGACCATAAGGATTAATTTTGCGCCGAGCCCTGAGAGGGCACCTTCGAGGTTTACGCTTACCTCCTTATAATCCCGCGAAAGTTTTTCCCTGAGGTATGCGACCATCCAGTCATGGATAAGTTTTTCAGCGCGCATCTTTCCCGAATCTCTCTTTATTCTCCATCAGGGACTGCACTGGTTTTAATCCATAGGGACTGCCCTGTTCTATGGCAGTAAGCACAGTTCCTCCGCCTGTAAAGAAATAGTATTTTGCGTTATCCATAACAGAAAGATAAAGGCCAGGGCATAAGCTCTTGAACTCCTGGAGTGTGTCGCCACCTCCATACATCTTGAGGGCAATACTGTTTTTGTCTATTGTGCTGTCGAGGGCCTCGGAGCCGAGGGTAAAATGCGGAGTAAAGCCCATCACTGCATTGACAAAGATAGTCCTGGCATCGGCTATAATTTTTGAGACCTTCTCGTCTATCAATGATTCCGGGTCAATGTCAAGGACATAACCGTACCTCTTTCTTTT is part of the Nitrospirota bacterium genome and encodes:
- a CDS encoding MCP four helix bundle domain-containing protein — protein: MRFTLKNKIFFGYAVMMLFTVIVGLYAVWSLRNLNNITNSIVYRDLPAVENLKNMRDNLLAQDSYEKRYLILRDSEVSDVFWNRSYEFEQTLERMASLQPSMATVIEKIKKLHDAYDNIFSKEISLTKAKRYREAENLSEHDLKSTFNKIKMSLNELEFKLFAQRNEKINESNKLGERAFAVASILGLLSLLSGGIFAYFLTNYISSSIESLKVATQSIRSGNYDNVPLIRGMDELAELAVSFKEMSARLKELEAMNLDANPLTKLPGNLAIEKELILRLSEDRKFAFCFADIDYFKSFSDKYGYARGSDVLAWLGRLITDVVKEYGSEGDFVGHIGGDDFVIICSPDNVKTICNNIIEKFDNSAKEFYDPEDAKKGYIISTNRQNEVMEFPIMTISIAVVTNKSEVIRDPKEVAQRLTELKKYAKTFPKSLYVMERRRSS
- a CDS encoding MOSC domain-containing protein produces the protein MKGRVVSVNISDKKGQRKKKTAEAYLREDFGINGDAHASEKWHRQVSLLALESIKKMQAMGLKVGPGDFAENITTEGIDLLGLPLGTKISIGNDVVIEVSQIGKECHTRCAIYRQAGDCVMPKEGIFVRVLKGGKVTEGDTIRVKR
- a CDS encoding MogA/MoaB family molybdenum cofactor biosynthesis protein, whose amino-acid sequence is MIKVAVLTLSDKGSKGEREDRSGPAIAEIIKTINGEVVSYEVLPDEKELIKQTLLNLCSKADLILTTGGTGLTPRDVTPEATMDVIEREIPGIAETMRMEGLKKTNRAMLSRAVAGVRGQTLIINLPGSPTAVKENLEIILNVIPHAIEKIKGDTGECARDD
- a CDS encoding sulfite exporter TauE/SafE family protein translates to MTDVSYPLAFLAGFLSFLSPCVLPLIPSYVSYMTGASFEDMRTGDRAKIRKLTIINSLAFIFGFSFIFISLGASSSAIGGLLMQHQDALRIGGGVLIIIFGLYIMGVFNIKFLSRERKLHVRGKPSGYLGSFFIGMTFAAGWTPCIGPILGSILLYASTTGSVSYGFNLLLVYSIGLGLPFFITSIAINAFLSRLTAIQRYMKAIIILSGLLLIAFGLMLLTDSLQVVVGLIPDFGFKF